The following DNA comes from Dermacentor andersoni chromosome 2, qqDerAnde1_hic_scaffold, whole genome shotgun sequence.
aaacaggcagagcagtacttcgcaagctcgcatactgcgaaaacttcatagcagactcagacgcgaaagcccgattgccgccacttctttgtgactctatctcagtcgctccaatacctcgcaacatgcatgcaacataccacaaagacagaagacaagcaagagttagagcgcttagcaaaaaatactcaaagaaccccaacacgagatatacagatgcggcaaaatacccaggtagaagagcatacgcaattaccgtgaccaacaaccaagggaaggagctaatcgctgccaccataccggccagaaatccagaaacggcggaggaagtggccatcgtcctcggcatcgccacatgcaaagacacagcaatcatcttgagcgactcgcaaacggcatgtagaaacttacgaaaaggccgaatttctgccgcagcagtgaagattctcaaagaaataacaagacgccaagaactacccgacacctacgtcgcatggaccccaggccgcgaacacctggcaggaaacgatgcagcacatgctgtcgcccgagagcgtaccagccgggatttcctgccgcacggtctccggaaagcgacgagggtggaggacattcccatcaactacgccgtaatattgcaacattaccgactagagagaagacaatatcctccacctcatccaaaattaagcaaggaagaagccaccgccctccgcagactacaaacaaatacgtatgtacatggaattatcatgcaccgaatgcaccccaccaaattctcatacctatgccggtattgtgacgtaccagacacgctcccacacatggtgttggtgtgcccgcatcgcgagaaaaacagtgaagatgcctcagaaccgctacaaccgatcgaagaaacgtgggaggcaatgttaaaggcacagagcctggaagatcagcgaagtctggtggaccgggcccgggctgcagcattagccaacggctttctggactaagagagccgcccacctagggcgaagaaaggacactttctcgctgtttcttacaataaacgttcattcctcctcctcctctattaTAGCACAGTCAGGCGGACGGACCGCTTTATGGAAAAGACATGGCAAAGCTTCATTTTACGCCACCCAACCACGTATATGTATAACCGGGGGCTTGCACCGCGAGCacgaagtatgattggtcggttcgcttcactgcagtcgtgtcctccacaacggccgaaagcgttgccattgaggcagctctaaagaagctacggttttgtacgcctcaacctgttgtcattcttacagattcgaaatccgcccttcaaaggttagagtgcaggttccctactgatgccttatgtctaagctccctacgctcggtgcacaatctccatatcaaaggcttctccatacgaggtgccctcgcacataggtatcataggcaacgagatggcggacaggctcgcccatagagcgctgtctgggaagccattgagaaaagtgcctcaagacgacaggagactcttcagagaagcggtgtcgtgccacttcagttctttgtggagctcacctcacaagccatgtgtgaccaagggtctcaaaagaaaccaagccactttactgctccgcattcgcacgggctctacccctgcgtggatgtacaAGACTGgtctggcgttgtctccattatgttcaacgtgtggtgtgtgtggtgacatagaacattacttATGTgatgtactctgtataacgcggaaaggagtgtattattcgggtccctcaagaagacaggaattcctcacagttctcttcaggacgtTGTTTTCCCGCGcaggaaccagttagataggaaggaggtttctcgccttcttttaaactacctgcaggacacggatttggcctccacatggtgaccttaggagtgactatgtgtaatTGTGatgtctgtgtctgatttatatgatttatgtattttaagtgtcgctacggtggagcaattgccggcagcaactgcaaggctaatcccactagtagcctacaaccactcaactcaactcaactcaactcaactcaaccgCGAGCACGCTTCGAGGTTCAGCGCGCGTAGTCAGGTAAAATGGGCGAATTATTTGGCGGGCTACGTGGCTTTATTGAAGTGTAGAAGAAAGTAACTAGAATTTTACGACGATTCCCTTCAACTTGCCAACATAGACATGTGCCGTAAAGTTTGTAACTAAGAAGTTAATTAATGTAATTAGGTTAACTACGAATGAATTCCTTTTACTTTTCTGGCAAATGATGTTCGCCTATGCAGCTAATTCATCTGCAGTGACGCTATTCGGGTAAATCTTGCGGGATTTTTTTTAAGTGTACGAAgttaaaaaagataaaaagaagaaaaaggacgcACACAGACTCATGGTGCAAGCTGTGTAAATTGAATTTTCAAGAGCGAGCCGCTGATGACCCGTTCGTCTACCATGTTTCCATTAAGCGCGTACCAGAGGCGCACTGTCCTCGGCAACCTACACGAGAGAAACGTCTGATGGCCAAGTTGCACAAATTTATTTGTACGCAAGGTGCGTTCGTATGTGACACGTGCGCGTATAAGGGGATGTCTTAGGGAACTGGGACGCCCAGAACCTTGTACAGCGTGCGGTAGACGTCGCATCCTTGGCCGTGGAAGTCCGATCCGATGCTGGCATTGACCGCACGCAAGAAGACATGCAGCGGTTGCTCCTTGGTGAACGCCGGCCACTCGCCGCCTCCCGGCACTACAGGCTTCCTGCGAAACAAAGGCCAGAGCACTTCTATTTACGGGTGACACGCTCAGTGCCTCGAGCTCAAGGCCCAAGGTCAAAGACCTTCAGTGAGGAGCTTGCCAGTTGAGTTACTAGTTCAAGCTAACCCACAAGCAAAACGCGTGCGTGGAAGAAGTTTTACGCCTGCACAGATGCTGGCTACGTACGAGCGCTGAAACGGCCCGTGAAGAGCTGTTTAATTGGATTTTACGACGCCGGCTGTGCAGACATAGGCCAGCCGCCGGAGGTGAGCGCCGGCCTTTCATCCTTGCCTAACGCAGAAAAGCTGAACGATTGTTTGTGGACGCGAAAGTATTTAACTTCCATCATAACGCTTGAAACGGgaaattataattataattataattattattaaagTACGCAGCCGTGATTCTTTATTATGACTGATTAGTGACTGCGAGCGACTGCTCCGCCGAATTAAATATGAAGCACTGTTTATGAGCGGAGTAGACATGGACGAAACACGTGCACTATGCTGTGCAAGACGTGTAATAAATCGTTCGTTGTGTTGTGTCTGTGGTGTCACAGCTCTTTTATTAATAATTTTGTCCCTTTTCTCACTCGGAGTTCTGTGCTAGTGTTCACATCCGATAACATGCTTTCGTGTTATTGCCAATTGTCTTATAAATGAGTCCTTTCGTGATAAATTATGGCTATTTATGTAAGTGAAATAGTGTAGACGGCAGCATGTAGGGGGCCATGGTCCTGCGTGCACATCTATCAGGACAACCGTTTCGTAACTTCTGAACGATTCCTGACCGCGCGCGGCCCTCCctgtcttctctttctctctcttgatcGCGGCGAGCCGTACGTGGTATAAATTGTTCGTCGAAATTGATCAATTTTGTTTTATTCATACAAGTGGAAGTTGCGAACAGTTAAGGGGAAAAAATAAGCTTGCATCATATCCGCGGATAGGCCCAAATAGTAACAAGGCAAGCTGCTTACCGCTTGCTATGGCGTGTATGGCGAAAGCGAGTTAAACGTGTTTCACACTGCGAGATTTGGCTCAAGGAATTATTAGTTCTGTGTCAGGGACATAAATCCTGCAATTACACACGGAGATGCCGCAGGTCGCTGGCACTTAAGCATGTTCGCTAAAGTAACAGTAGCAAGGAAGCTATCATTAGCCTACAGCCACAACTGTGTAGCTTGTACACGCTGCCCTAAACGGGTTGCGGACCGTTTGCTGTAATGACATTATTATGCGCAATTAGCGGCGATGTCGGCGACCACTTCCTGCGTTCTTGACCAGGGGCCTTTTGTTGGTGCTCATAAAGTCGAGCAATATGTTATTTGGCCGGCTTCAACTTACGTCCTGCTCTTACAAAAGCGAGTCCGCTCGCAACCGCAATTAAGTGGAGCTGAAGACAGCCACGTAGGCTTCTGCACTGCCAACATACGGGCTGATAATTTGGAACGAAGCGGGACATATGTTGTCCACAGGGTACTCGAGTTCGTGTCAAGAACTTGCTGTTCGACCTACACGCGCCAGCAGGCCCGTCAGAGAGATCTATATACAGCAAGACTTGCGCGAATGCTTGTTCACGAGCCCGATAGCATCTCAAACGCGGAGCTGGAATGGTTCCACGATCTTGCAGGGCCGAAGCGAGGCTCCGTTTCGGGTTCGCCTGCGGCCTGTTTGGTGCGTTTCATCGGCGCCAAACAAACTGTGCCCTGCAGGGACTCCAACAAAAGAACGTGGAAACCACTGTTGAGCGCGTAACCGCGTGGTTTCTATTTCTGAGATGCTTTCTTCGAGCGTTCTCGACTTGCCTTTCCCGCGTCGTCAGCCATTGCccgatgttttcgcatttcctgACTCCAAAACAAGACCTTCGGCTAGTTTTCGAACAATGAGGAGAGCCTTGCAGGTGTAAAGTTCACGGCGGCCGTAACGTTTTTAGTGCCTCAGAGCCTCGGACTGAGCCAAGTTCACTGTTCTGCGCGGTAAGCCGTACGCAAACTTTACgcctgccctcccctcccccctcccgccCCTCACCCGCTGGTTGATTTACGGTGCGAAGTAAGTAGGCATTCAACAAACACTTTCACACAAGCACGAACGTGGCAAAACGCCTCGGGCAGTCTAGGTTCTGGGAAGCTTCCGTGGTTCTCCCCGTAACGTATATATACAACTTTACAGGCCCGCGTTTGACAGGATCGTCTGTTAATGTAAAACAGGTGCCACCGTTGTTAAACAGAACGTTACCTGCTGAATTTATTTTCACTTAACAATCAGACAGCTCTTACCTGGCTCCTATGCGTAAGTCGGGAAGAAGAATCACCGTGCCAACTCAGTATATTTAACTATTAGCAAACGTAAGGCAGCGTAATGACACTGTTAGCCGCAAGAAAGGCAAGGAATAAACGAAAACGGAACGGATTCAAGGCGCCGCTCAAGTTTCATGACATTAAATCAGTCCTTATCTTATAAGCTAACTTAAGGATAAACCCTTCCGTGACACTGCTGAGATAGGTCTCCCGACTTTTATACGGTTATGTAGACTTTGCTGTACAGAAGTTCACAGGAGTTGCAGTAGTAATGTACTTCCAAAATGCTATTAGATTAGGCTTATCTTGAAGCCAGGAAACCTTCGATGGGACACAGCTCTCGGGCGAAAGCAGCATTAATTGTTTGTGCTTGTGACAAGCTCGTACAAGAAACAGTTGCCAAAAGGTGTGGAAAGTAGAAAATTTAGCGCACCCACTGTCGACGTACGAGCCTATGACTTGCATGCAAATTCGACTCTGCTCTCGATCTGCGTCCGAGTAGCGTTCGGGAAAGCGGAAAGGCATTCCAAACGTGAACTGGAGGTCTTCGTAATGTGTCGCACCCATCCAAGGCGGCCAAAGGCCGCGCTTGTATTGGTAGTCGAACACGTAGAAGTACACGGGACGGTTCGTCCTGGCGAACGCCTCGGAGTAGAATCTGGTCGGGCAGAAGATGACAAAGTCACCCAGGGTGTCTATCAGTGCTCGCAGGTTTCCTCTCCAGTCAGAGACGCCGGGTACACGGCGCAGATAGCTGCCGGTGATCATGGACTGCGTCGCCTTGGGCAAGAAGCCGAAGTAGTGGCGCGCTGCGAAGTCGGCTACCTCTTGCTTTCTCAGTTGGGGCCCCGACGTGATGTTGGCAAATGATGGTCCCCGAAAGTAGACGAACATGCTACCTTCCTCCGCCATGCCTCCCGCAAGAATACTTTCCAGAGGAATGAACAGGCCTCGGGCAATCGCATCCAGCTCTGGCAGCGGAAGGTAGTCGTCACCGTGGGAAGGAGTAAAGGTCACCAGCTCTACGGAGAACTGGGTGTCTTCAGCATCAATAATCTTAGAAACGGGCGTCCTGCGGAGACATTCCACGACTTCCTGGGGATGTGTCTTTGACGACGGCTTCGACTGGTCCAGGCAGCCAACGTACTCGGCGATGCGGTCGGTGTACGCGTGGCCCACGACATTCTGCGGCGGTACCAGCCAGTAGTTGCTTCCGCTGGACATGATAGCACGATGAATGAGACCGGCGTTGCAAGGCGCGACGAGCAGTGCACCGATTCCTATCGAGCCGGCACTTTCGCCGTACATGGTAACTCGGCCAGGGTCGCCTCCGAACTGAGCGATGTTGTCGCGCACCCAGAGAAGGCCGAGGTGCTGGTCCCAGAGAGCGTAGTTGCCGCTG
Coding sequences within:
- the LOC126542603 gene encoding acetylcholinesterase-1-like; the protein is MLLVVPAAVLILFIAATGVPAHRYITTETLNGHVRGAIEEVDGVDVARYLGIPYAEPPVGQLRFRRPVPVKSWHPTTLDALEFASPCAQANGSFPPVPWLVNRDKVKEDCLYLNVWSPLGRPKSLGVLFWIHGGGYRTGTASESLYDSKTLAAVGDIVVVSINFRVGSFGFLYTGPGSSSGNYALWDQHLGLLWVRDNIAQFGGDPGRVTMYGESAGSIGIGALLVAPCNAGLIHRAIMSSGSNYWLVPPQNVVGHAYTDRIAEYVGCLDQSKPSSKTHPQEVVECLRRTPVSKIIDAEDTQFSVELVTFTPSHGDDYLPLPELDAIARGLFIPLESILAGGMAEEGSMFVYFRGPSFANITSGPQLRKQEVADFAARHYFGFLPKATQSMITGSYLRRVPGVSDWRGNLRALIDTLGDFVIFCPTRFYSEAFARTNRPVYFYVFDYQYKRGLWPPWMGATHYEDLQFTFGMPFRFPERYSDADREQSRICMQVIGSYVDSGKPVVPGGGEWPAFTKEQPLHVFLRAVNASIGSDFHGQGCDVYRTLYKVLGVPVP